The following are encoded in a window of Armatimonas rosea genomic DNA:
- a CDS encoding Glu/Leu/Phe/Val family dehydrogenase: MSEHLDSFAMAQQQLAAVAERINLDPNVHEVLKSPKRELTVHFPVSMRDGSIKMFTGYRVHHNLTRGPAKGGIRFHPETDISEVKALAFWMTIKCAVVNLPFGGAKGGVACDPRQLNLAELEDLTRRYTTEIAILLGPDKDIPAPDMGTNGQTMAWIMDTYSMLKGTTVPAVVTGKPIAIGGSEGRIEATGRGVVTIARETLLSRGNQLPDSTVAVQGFGNVGAAAAKLFYRSGCKIQAVSDVQGAIFNQNGLDILNLEDWVKKTGTVVGFPESEPLAPEELLYLPVDLLIPAALQNQLTGENAHKVKARYIIEGANGPTTPEADKILNDKGVVVVPDVLANAGGVTVSYFEWVQGLQSFFWSESEVNAKLEQIMVRAFGQVNAAAKKHNCDFRTAAYIVGVGRVAEAITALGIFP; the protein is encoded by the coding sequence ATGAGCGAACACCTAGATAGCTTTGCAATGGCGCAGCAGCAGCTTGCCGCAGTCGCCGAGAGGATCAACCTCGATCCCAATGTCCACGAAGTTTTAAAATCTCCCAAGCGTGAGCTGACGGTTCATTTCCCGGTCTCGATGCGCGATGGCTCGATTAAGATGTTCACGGGCTACCGTGTCCACCACAACCTCACCCGCGGCCCGGCCAAGGGCGGGATTCGCTTTCACCCCGAGACCGATATCAGCGAGGTAAAGGCCCTGGCGTTCTGGATGACCATCAAGTGCGCCGTGGTCAACCTGCCCTTTGGCGGAGCAAAAGGCGGTGTCGCCTGCGATCCCCGCCAGCTGAATCTGGCCGAGCTTGAGGACCTGACCCGCCGCTACACCACCGAGATCGCGATTCTCCTCGGGCCGGATAAGGACATCCCCGCCCCGGACATGGGCACCAATGGACAGACCATGGCCTGGATCATGGACACCTACTCCATGCTCAAGGGCACGACAGTCCCCGCCGTGGTCACGGGAAAGCCGATCGCCATCGGCGGCTCCGAGGGGCGTATCGAGGCAACGGGGCGCGGGGTCGTGACCATCGCCCGTGAGACCCTGCTCTCCCGTGGTAACCAGCTCCCCGATTCGACAGTCGCGGTGCAGGGCTTTGGCAATGTCGGGGCCGCCGCCGCCAAGCTCTTCTACCGCTCCGGCTGTAAGATCCAGGCGGTCTCCGATGTGCAAGGCGCGATCTTCAACCAAAACGGCCTGGATATCCTCAACTTAGAGGACTGGGTAAAGAAGACCGGCACCGTGGTCGGCTTCCCCGAGTCCGAGCCGCTCGCCCCAGAGGAGCTGCTCTACCTCCCCGTGGACCTGCTCATCCCCGCCGCGCTCCAGAACCAGCTCACGGGGGAAAATGCCCACAAGGTCAAGGCGCGCTACATTATCGAGGGTGCCAACGGCCCGACAACCCCCGAGGCCGACAAGATCCTCAACGACAAGGGCGTGGTGGTGGTCCCCGATGTCCTCGCCAACGCGGGCGGGGTCACCGTGAGCTACTTCGAGTGGGTGCAGGGCCTCCAGTCGTTCTTCTGGAGCGAGAGCGAGGTCAATGCCAAGCTGGAGCAGATCATGGTGCGCGCCTTCGGCCAGGTCAACGCCGCCGCCAAGAAGCACAACTGCGACTTCCGCACCGCCGCCTACATCGTCGGGGTAGGCCGAGTCGCCGAGGCGATCACCGCGCTGGGTATCTTCCCCTAA
- a CDS encoding prepilin-type N-terminal cleavage/methylation domain-containing protein — translation MKQKNAFTLIELLVVIAIIAILAAILFPVFAQARAKARQATCISNVKQIALSSMMYVQDYDEQFQPYQTVGLCPSTWAAQGACTANTNVTLGYLALLQPYSKSNLYSQCPEAKQNNKAAGTALRLWLEGRVGYGMAYPPPGENLGALATGSMLASMEAPAEHALLMDVVPDGANGLSIYNSFGGYYNHATTPFALTEYGSSAVLVPANHERPHGRHNGMVTVSFCDGHAKALPFTKVYPVQESVCGAPGSGTGCSTIATTAALQPEIWKLWK, via the coding sequence ATGAAACAAAAAAACGCCTTCACCCTCATCGAGCTTCTTGTCGTCATTGCCATTATCGCGATCCTCGCTGCGATTCTCTTCCCGGTCTTTGCCCAAGCACGCGCCAAGGCACGCCAGGCGACCTGTATCAGCAATGTCAAGCAGATCGCGCTCTCGTCGATGATGTATGTCCAGGACTACGACGAGCAGTTCCAGCCCTACCAGACAGTCGGGCTGTGCCCCAGCACCTGGGCGGCGCAGGGGGCGTGCACGGCCAATACCAATGTCACCCTCGGGTATCTTGCGCTGCTCCAGCCCTACTCCAAGAGCAACCTCTACTCCCAGTGCCCGGAGGCCAAGCAGAACAACAAGGCCGCCGGAACCGCGCTCCGGCTCTGGCTCGAGGGGCGCGTGGGCTATGGCATGGCCTATCCACCCCCCGGGGAGAACCTCGGCGCTCTCGCGACCGGTAGCATGCTCGCGTCGATGGAGGCCCCGGCGGAGCACGCCCTGCTCATGGATGTCGTCCCCGATGGTGCCAATGGCCTCTCGATCTACAACTCCTTTGGCGGCTACTACAACCACGCCACGACCCCATTTGCGCTGACCGAGTACGGCTCCAGCGCGGTCCTAGTCCCCGCCAACCACGAGCGCCCGCACGGACGCCACAACGGGATGGTGACGGTCAGCTTCTGCGATGGCCATGCGAAGGCGCTCCCCTTCACCAAGGTCTACCCCGTTCAGGAGTCGGTCTGTGGGGCACCGGGAAGCGGGACGGGCTGTAGCACGATCGCGACCACCGCAGCGCTCCAGCCTGAGATCTGGAAGCTCTGGAAGTAG
- a CDS encoding GntR family transcriptional regulator, whose protein sequence is MLSPIDPHDPTPRHQQAYNRLLEQIRAGHWQVGEKIPSELELAADLGVAKLTIHRAVQTLARDGWVTRSVGRGTYVTAPVAAPPLRRVVLSFGASAANVLGSDYYGSLYRGIIAGLGPQVELILSPEAFGTSPLPHADGVLVIAPRAEAQPGLEALLASGVPTVLIGAHWPTLSLPTVDSDNKAAAEQACAYLAELGHERLALLYSEPETANVRDRVAGFSQEAKRRGLTLTQHEAQASWELTCDEKAGLLASVREGTTAIFAAGYYLSLNVLNTLREAGYSVPADVSVVGFDDPVSAALVYPPLTTLRQPLFQMGERAAQRLLRNADSAEDHYVELLSVSLIPRGSAAPPTRN, encoded by the coding sequence ATGCTATCCCCGATTGATCCCCACGATCCCACTCCACGGCATCAGCAGGCCTATAATCGCCTCCTTGAGCAGATTCGCGCGGGGCACTGGCAAGTAGGCGAGAAGATTCCCTCAGAGCTGGAGCTTGCCGCGGATCTTGGGGTCGCCAAGCTGACCATCCACCGCGCGGTGCAGACCCTGGCACGCGACGGCTGGGTGACACGGAGCGTGGGGCGTGGGACCTATGTTACTGCCCCTGTAGCGGCACCGCCCCTGCGGCGCGTGGTCTTGAGCTTTGGGGCCAGCGCCGCCAATGTCCTGGGCTCGGACTACTACGGTAGCCTCTACCGTGGTATTATCGCCGGGCTAGGCCCCCAGGTCGAGCTGATCCTGAGCCCCGAGGCCTTTGGCACAAGCCCTCTGCCCCACGCCGATGGTGTCCTTGTGATCGCCCCCCGCGCCGAGGCACAGCCGGGGCTAGAGGCACTGCTCGCGAGCGGGGTTCCTACCGTACTGATCGGAGCGCACTGGCCCACTCTCTCCCTGCCGACGGTCGACTCCGACAACAAGGCCGCCGCGGAGCAAGCCTGCGCCTATCTCGCGGAGCTGGGGCACGAGCGCCTCGCGCTGCTCTACTCCGAGCCAGAGACCGCCAATGTCCGCGACCGAGTCGCGGGTTTTAGCCAGGAAGCGAAGCGCCGCGGCCTCACTCTCACCCAGCACGAGGCGCAGGCGTCTTGGGAGCTGACCTGCGATGAAAAAGCGGGCCTGCTAGCCTCAGTCCGTGAGGGGACCACGGCGATCTTTGCGGCAGGCTACTACCTCTCGCTCAATGTCCTCAACACCCTACGCGAGGCCGGCTATAGCGTCCCCGCCGATGTCTCGGTCGTTGGGTTTGACGATCCGGTCTCCGCGGCGCTTGTCTACCCCCCTCTAACCACGCTTCGTCAGCCACTCTTTCAGATGGGAGAGCGGGCTGCCCAGCGCCTCTTGAGAAATGCAGATAGCGCCGAAGATCACTATGTAGAGCTTCTCTCTGTCTCTCTCATCCCACGTGGCTCCGCAGCACCTCCCACTCGGAACTAG
- the pcrA gene encoding DNA helicase PcrA, giving the protein MIENDDPLLASLNPVQRSAVLHTEGPLLIFAGAGSGKTRVLTHRIAYLILHQGVRPRNILAVTFTNKAAKEMRERLEKLLGEGVTKEMWVGTFHSTCARLLRENGSSIGLERDFVVYDDDDQMTLMKECLHQLNLDDRQYAPRAVLSLISRAKEKLVAPEDFTKHFSGHFENVVARLYTLYQEKLTMNRALDFDDLIGKAVRMLQQREDVRERYQSKFRYVLVDEYQDVNHAQYKLTQLLSGGKNNLCVVGDEDQGVYGWRGADIQIILNFESDYQDAQVIKLEQNYRSTKTILDTAYDVISKNRGRKDKKLWTDNGDGEAIRLLEAINEQEEAVYVATVIREAVEAGERRLSDFAILYRTNAQSRMLEEIFINHRIPYTIIGGVRFYERKEIKDLLAYLKVIHNPFDSISLKRIVNVPARGIGAGTWAKLEERALALNCTIWEALADINALGLKPSLKKAVESFVALLMHLRSERETLPLTKLVERLIEETGFVRDLEREKTVEAQSRVENVQELLSVTRQFEDSTEDPSLRAFLEQTALIADVDKLGEGGVECVVLMTLHSAKGLEFPVVFLIGMEESIFPHFRSLQSDSAIEEERRLAYVGITRAQQELYLTFATRRTIFGNVQFNPPSRFLRDIAIERLAIPQGARLPTFLKSKQRDLASVPTPTASALAQPTSPQTPLPGVRTSLGKGLLDAPFRPGEKVRHAVFGQGVVVACTGSGDEAQVSVAFPNVGIKKLVAGYARLEKV; this is encoded by the coding sequence GTGATCGAAAACGACGACCCCCTGCTTGCGTCTCTCAACCCGGTACAGCGCTCCGCGGTACTCCACACCGAGGGCCCCCTTCTCATCTTTGCGGGGGCAGGCTCGGGCAAGACCCGCGTGCTGACCCACCGAATCGCCTATCTCATCCTGCACCAGGGAGTCCGGCCGCGCAATATCCTGGCCGTGACCTTTACCAACAAGGCCGCCAAGGAGATGCGCGAGCGCCTCGAAAAGCTCCTAGGTGAGGGGGTGACCAAGGAGATGTGGGTGGGGACCTTCCACTCCACCTGCGCCCGCTTGCTCCGCGAGAACGGCAGCAGTATCGGCCTAGAGCGGGACTTTGTGGTCTACGACGACGACGATCAGATGACGCTGATGAAGGAGTGTCTGCACCAGCTCAACCTCGACGACCGCCAGTACGCGCCCCGCGCGGTGCTCTCGCTGATCTCCCGTGCCAAGGAGAAGCTGGTCGCCCCCGAGGACTTCACCAAGCACTTCTCTGGGCACTTCGAGAACGTGGTCGCGCGGCTCTACACGCTCTACCAAGAGAAGCTGACCATGAACCGCGCCCTCGATTTCGACGATCTAATCGGGAAAGCCGTGCGCATGCTCCAGCAGCGCGAGGACGTTCGCGAGCGCTACCAGAGTAAGTTTCGCTATGTCTTAGTGGATGAGTACCAGGACGTTAACCATGCGCAATACAAATTAACGCAACTTCTCTCCGGTGGAAAGAACAATCTCTGTGTAGTGGGAGATGAGGATCAGGGAGTTTACGGGTGGCGAGGCGCAGATATTCAGATTATTTTGAACTTTGAGTCAGATTATCAAGACGCTCAAGTAATTAAGCTAGAACAAAATTACCGATCCACAAAAACAATCCTGGATACTGCCTACGATGTTATCTCCAAGAACCGGGGGCGAAAAGATAAGAAGCTCTGGACCGATAATGGCGATGGTGAGGCGATTCGGCTCCTTGAGGCGATCAACGAGCAAGAGGAGGCGGTCTATGTTGCGACCGTGATCCGCGAGGCGGTGGAGGCGGGGGAGCGCAGGCTCTCGGACTTTGCGATTCTCTACCGCACCAACGCCCAGAGCCGTATGCTGGAGGAGATCTTCATCAACCACCGGATTCCCTACACGATTATTGGGGGCGTCCGGTTCTACGAGCGCAAGGAGATCAAGGACCTGCTCGCCTACCTCAAGGTGATCCACAATCCCTTCGACTCCATCTCCCTCAAGCGCATCGTCAATGTCCCGGCGCGGGGGATCGGGGCGGGGACCTGGGCCAAGCTGGAGGAGCGGGCACTGGCGCTGAACTGCACGATCTGGGAGGCGCTCGCCGATATCAATGCGCTGGGGCTCAAGCCGAGTCTGAAGAAGGCGGTGGAGAGCTTTGTGGCGCTGCTCATGCACCTGCGGAGCGAGCGCGAGACCCTGCCGCTCACCAAGCTGGTCGAGCGCCTGATTGAGGAGACCGGCTTTGTGCGGGACCTAGAGCGGGAGAAGACCGTCGAGGCCCAGAGCCGCGTGGAGAACGTCCAGGAGCTCCTCTCGGTGACGCGCCAGTTTGAAGACAGCACCGAGGACCCGTCGCTGCGGGCGTTTCTAGAGCAGACCGCGCTGATCGCCGATGTGGACAAGCTCGGGGAGGGCGGTGTGGAGTGTGTGGTGCTGATGACCCTCCACTCGGCCAAGGGGCTAGAGTTTCCGGTGGTCTTTCTGATCGGGATGGAGGAGAGCATCTTCCCGCACTTCCGCTCGCTCCAGAGCGACTCCGCCATCGAGGAGGAGCGCCGCCTGGCCTATGTCGGGATCACCCGCGCCCAGCAGGAGCTCTATCTCACGTTTGCCACCCGCCGGACGATCTTTGGCAATGTTCAGTTCAATCCGCCGTCGCGCTTCTTGCGAGATATCGCCATCGAGCGCCTCGCGATCCCTCAGGGCGCGCGTCTCCCCACCTTCCTCAAGAGCAAGCAGCGGGACCTGGCGAGCGTTCCGACTCCCACAGCCTCGGCTTTGGCCCAGCCAACCTCTCCCCAAACCCCTCTCCCGGGCGTTCGTACCTCACTGGGAAAGGGGCTTTTGGATGCTCCCTTCCGGCCGGGGGAGAAGGTGCGTCATGCGGTCTTTGGGCAGGGCGTCGTGGTGGCGTGTACGGGAAGCGGCGACGAGGCCCAGGTCTCGGTCGCGTTTCCCAATGTGGGGATCAAGAAGCTCGTGGCAGGCTACGCTCGCTTGGAGAAAGTGTAG
- a CDS encoding M20/M25/M40 family metallo-hydrolase, whose product MPLSLLLLPLAALVAPAPRFQADTPDPAVMAKIREEGLKRSQLPQHLAYLTDVIGPRLTGSPGLLRANEWTKNKMIEWGLDARLEPWGPFGRGWTCDKFTASVVGPTAFNLIAAPRAWSTGWSGTADVVFVDADSPEALAKFKGKLKGKIALVSPIKELPAHFTPQGSRYTDEQLAAMASGALAGSGRPRQGGGGGGGLGADMTDEQRAAFQARMRQAQMVGQILAFCKAEGAVATLSQARSGDGGTIFVEQATVPQVPTAREREEVRQPGAPRAPRLNAYQVAAEKLMIPQIAVGAEHYNRIVRMVQAGESVSVALDLKVHFNGDDKSMAYNTIGEWKGTDKADEIVMAGGHLDSWHTGTGATDNACGVSVAMEAVRILKAIGVKPRRTIRVGCWSGEEQGIFGSAAYVKAHFGTATAPGAEHAKFSGYFNLDNGTGKIRGVYCQGNTAIMPLFAQWLTPFADLGATTVTARNTGGTDHLSFNSAGLPGFQFIQDTIEYDARTHHSNMDTFDRVQIEDMKQAATVLAAFLYNAAMRDDKLPRKPAAPAGQ is encoded by the coding sequence ATGCCTCTTTCACTACTTCTCCTTCCGCTTGCCGCTCTGGTCGCACCCGCGCCCCGCTTTCAGGCCGACACGCCCGATCCCGCTGTCATGGCCAAGATTCGCGAGGAGGGCCTCAAGCGCTCCCAGCTTCCCCAGCACCTCGCGTATCTCACCGATGTGATTGGCCCCCGCCTGACCGGCTCGCCCGGCCTACTACGCGCCAATGAGTGGACTAAGAATAAGATGATCGAGTGGGGTCTCGATGCCCGCCTGGAGCCTTGGGGCCCCTTTGGCCGTGGCTGGACCTGCGATAAGTTCACCGCCAGTGTCGTGGGGCCGACCGCCTTCAACCTAATCGCCGCCCCGCGCGCCTGGTCCACGGGCTGGTCAGGGACCGCCGATGTGGTCTTTGTCGATGCCGATAGCCCCGAGGCGCTCGCCAAGTTCAAGGGCAAGCTCAAGGGCAAGATCGCCCTGGTCAGCCCGATCAAGGAGCTTCCCGCACACTTCACACCGCAGGGCTCACGCTACACCGACGAGCAGCTCGCGGCGATGGCATCGGGAGCTCTGGCCGGTAGTGGACGTCCCCGACAAGGTGGCGGTGGTGGCGGCGGGCTTGGTGCGGACATGACCGACGAGCAGCGGGCCGCTTTCCAGGCACGCATGCGCCAGGCACAGATGGTCGGGCAGATCCTGGCCTTCTGCAAGGCCGAGGGCGCGGTGGCGACTCTCTCCCAGGCACGCTCGGGCGATGGCGGAACGATCTTTGTCGAGCAGGCGACTGTGCCCCAGGTGCCCACCGCCCGTGAGCGCGAGGAGGTACGCCAGCCCGGTGCTCCCCGCGCCCCACGCCTGAACGCCTACCAGGTGGCGGCAGAGAAGCTGATGATCCCCCAGATCGCGGTCGGGGCGGAGCACTACAACCGGATCGTGCGGATGGTACAGGCCGGTGAGAGCGTCAGCGTGGCGCTCGATCTCAAGGTCCACTTCAACGGCGATGACAAGAGCATGGCCTACAACACGATCGGCGAGTGGAAGGGCACCGACAAGGCCGATGAGATTGTCATGGCCGGCGGCCACCTCGACTCCTGGCACACCGGCACGGGCGCGACCGACAATGCCTGTGGGGTGAGCGTGGCGATGGAGGCGGTGCGCATCCTAAAGGCAATCGGGGTCAAGCCGCGCCGGACGATCCGGGTGGGCTGCTGGAGCGGCGAGGAGCAGGGCATCTTTGGCTCCGCCGCCTACGTGAAGGCACACTTTGGCACCGCCACCGCTCCCGGCGCAGAGCACGCCAAGTTCTCCGGCTACTTCAACCTCGATAATGGCACCGGTAAGATTCGCGGGGTCTACTGCCAGGGCAACACCGCAATCATGCCGCTCTTCGCCCAGTGGCTCACGCCCTTTGCGGATCTCGGAGCGACCACGGTGACCGCACGCAACACTGGCGGAACCGACCACCTCTCGTTCAACTCCGCGGGGCTCCCCGGCTTCCAGTTCATCCAGGACACGATCGAGTACGATGCCCGGACCCACCACTCCAACATGGATACCTTTGATCGGGTCCAGATCGAGGACATGAAGCAGGCCGCGACGGTTCTTGCTGCCTTCCTCTACAACGCCGCCATGCGCGACGACAAGCTCCCGCGCAAGCCCGCTGCTCCCGCCGGGCAGTAG
- a CDS encoding phosphoglycolate/pyridoxal phosphate family phosphatase has protein sequence MPSIYVFDLDGVLWRGESVVPGAPEAIARLRAAGKRLYFLTNNSSQPRRVYVEKLTRLGMPAQESEIATSASITAAYLQQQGAAGKSVFAVGGPGIHDELGRVGIEVVSVADPEERDLACSYVVVGLDKDFRYETLRRAQQCLLRGATFIATNRDGQYPVEQGVIPGGGSIVAAIATAAEREPLTMGKPEPLGLQLLLQLAGVSPDDAVMVGDRLDTDILCGNRCGVPTALVLTGVGTREQAAAAPPGLAPTRVIATLAEL, from the coding sequence GTGCCTTCTATCTATGTTTTTGATCTGGACGGTGTCCTCTGGCGCGGCGAGAGTGTCGTGCCCGGAGCACCGGAAGCCATCGCCCGGCTACGTGCCGCCGGTAAGCGTCTCTACTTTCTCACCAACAACTCCAGTCAGCCACGGCGGGTCTATGTCGAGAAGCTCACGCGCCTAGGGATGCCTGCCCAGGAGAGTGAGATCGCCACCAGCGCCTCGATCACCGCGGCCTATCTCCAGCAGCAGGGGGCGGCGGGAAAGTCGGTCTTTGCGGTGGGGGGACCGGGAATCCACGACGAGCTCGGGCGGGTTGGGATCGAGGTCGTGAGTGTCGCCGACCCGGAGGAGCGTGACCTGGCGTGTTCTTATGTCGTGGTGGGGCTGGACAAGGACTTCCGCTACGAGACCCTGCGCCGTGCCCAGCAGTGCCTCTTGCGTGGCGCGACCTTTATCGCCACCAACCGCGATGGCCAGTACCCGGTCGAGCAGGGGGTGATCCCCGGTGGGGGGAGCATTGTCGCCGCCATCGCCACAGCGGCGGAGCGCGAGCCGCTCACCATGGGCAAGCCCGAGCCGCTGGGGCTTCAGCTTCTCTTGCAGCTCGCCGGAGTCTCTCCCGACGATGCCGTGATGGTGGGGGACCGCCTCGACACCGATATTCTCTGTGGCAACCGCTGTGGGGTTCCTACGGCTCTGGTGCTGACGGGAGTGGGAACACGGGAGCAGGCTGCAGCCGCGCCTCCTGGGCTGGCTCCGACACGGGTAATCGCGACCCTTGCCGAGCTCTAG
- a CDS encoding SulP family inorganic anion transporter: MDSQQTARRSYFHAADLPASLVVFLVAVPLALGIANASGAPIASGLIGCIVGGIVAGLVGGAPLQVSGPAAGLTVLVFGLVQKFGWTQMCAISLAAGVIQLCFGALRIARACLLISPAVVHGMLAGIGVTIALAQFHVMLGGKPRPAALLNLKAIPYEVGQLLAHPTTAEVHAAVLGVVTIAILIVWGYLPARVRLIPGALVSVLVATVLGNLFFTQAPRVAIKDGSLFQLQVPQLPADLGGFFVAALTIAVVASVESLLCAVATDKLHSGPRANLDRELIGQGAANALSGLLGGLPVTGVIVRSAANVTAGAKTQGSAVLHGLWIVLFVLVATPQLNKIPLAALAGLLIHVGVRLVNLHHIKELHLHREVVVYLVTALGVAFVNLLAGVGLGMGLALLLLLRRLAYLKIQVESRSTSWHVAIQGALNFLSMPQLTAELAKIPSGARVDVDLQVEFMDHAAFEALHSWRHTHEKSGGVVDIDERHEAWYGAAKSGQPRVKRD, encoded by the coding sequence ATGGACTCTCAACAAACGGCGCGGCGCTCCTACTTTCATGCTGCCGATCTTCCTGCGTCCCTGGTGGTATTCCTGGTGGCGGTGCCCTTGGCGCTGGGTATTGCCAATGCCTCGGGGGCACCGATCGCCTCCGGACTCATCGGCTGCATCGTCGGAGGGATCGTCGCGGGCCTCGTGGGCGGCGCTCCTCTCCAGGTCAGCGGTCCTGCGGCGGGCCTGACGGTCTTGGTCTTTGGGCTGGTGCAGAAGTTCGGCTGGACCCAGATGTGCGCGATCTCGCTGGCAGCCGGGGTGATCCAGCTCTGCTTTGGGGCCCTACGGATCGCCCGTGCGTGCCTGCTGATCTCGCCCGCAGTGGTGCACGGGATGCTCGCCGGGATCGGGGTGACCATCGCACTGGCGCAGTTTCATGTCATGCTGGGAGGCAAGCCCCGACCTGCAGCGCTTCTGAACCTAAAAGCGATCCCCTACGAGGTGGGCCAGTTGCTCGCTCACCCTACAACTGCCGAAGTGCACGCCGCAGTTCTCGGGGTGGTGACCATTGCGATCTTGATTGTCTGGGGCTACCTGCCCGCAAGAGTCCGGCTGATCCCCGGTGCGCTGGTCTCCGTGCTGGTGGCGACCGTCCTGGGGAATCTCTTCTTCACGCAAGCCCCCCGCGTCGCCATCAAAGATGGCTCCCTCTTCCAGCTCCAGGTGCCACAGCTTCCGGCCGATCTGGGGGGATTCTTTGTGGCGGCTCTGACCATCGCGGTGGTCGCCAGTGTGGAGTCCCTGCTCTGTGCGGTGGCGACCGACAAGCTCCACAGTGGCCCCCGCGCCAATCTGGACCGGGAGCTGATCGGTCAGGGAGCGGCCAATGCACTCTCGGGACTACTGGGCGGGCTCCCCGTCACGGGCGTGATCGTGCGGAGCGCTGCCAATGTCACGGCGGGGGCAAAGACACAGGGCTCTGCGGTCCTGCACGGTCTCTGGATTGTTCTCTTCGTGCTGGTGGCGACCCCGCAGCTCAATAAGATCCCCCTTGCAGCGCTGGCGGGCCTGCTGATCCATGTGGGAGTGCGGCTGGTCAACCTCCACCATATCAAGGAGCTCCATCTCCACCGCGAGGTCGTTGTCTACCTGGTGACTGCTCTGGGGGTGGCGTTTGTCAACCTCCTGGCCGGAGTCGGGCTAGGAATGGGGCTGGCCCTCTTGCTCCTGTTGCGCCGCCTCGCCTACCTAAAGATCCAGGTAGAGAGCCGGAGCACGAGCTGGCATGTCGCGATTCAGGGGGCACTCAACTTCCTCTCCATGCCCCAGCTGACCGCGGAGCTCGCGAAGATCCCTAGTGGTGCCCGTGTGGATGTCGATCTCCAGGTGGAGTTTATGGACCATGCGGCCTTTGAGGCGCTACACAGCTGGCGACATACCCACGAGAAGAGCGGCGGGGTCGTGGATATCGACGAGAGACATGAGGCTTGGTATGGTGCTGCTAAGAGCGGCCAGCCCCGCGTGAAGCGCGATTAA
- a CDS encoding carbonic anhydrase, which produces MQKLIEGVHYFQNIGFRQQKELFERLAAGQSPEACFITCSDSRIDPTLITNAKPGQLFIVRNAGNVIPCYGTQNNGELAAVEFAVGVLGVKDIIVCGHTHCGAMKGVLHPESLSALPTLKSWLSHCDATAEIIRDHYGHLSGEELYTATAEENVLVQMEHLRTLPVIASRASRGLINLHGWMYKFETGEVFVYDSAIGQFEKIGEDNGLGIK; this is translated from the coding sequence ATGCAAAAGCTAATTGAGGGTGTCCACTACTTTCAGAATATTGGGTTTCGGCAGCAGAAAGAGCTCTTCGAGCGCCTCGCGGCGGGCCAGAGCCCTGAGGCGTGCTTTATCACCTGCTCCGACTCCCGTATCGACCCCACCTTGATCACCAATGCCAAGCCCGGACAGCTCTTTATCGTCCGCAATGCAGGCAATGTGATTCCTTGCTATGGCACGCAGAACAATGGGGAGCTTGCGGCCGTAGAGTTTGCGGTGGGGGTGCTGGGAGTCAAGGACATCATTGTCTGCGGCCACACGCACTGCGGTGCGATGAAGGGCGTGCTCCACCCCGAGTCTCTGAGTGCGCTGCCGACACTCAAGAGCTGGCTGAGCCACTGTGATGCCACCGCAGAGATCATCCGGGACCACTACGGCCATCTCTCAGGCGAGGAGCTCTACACCGCCACGGCGGAGGAGAATGTCCTGGTTCAGATGGAGCACCTGCGAACCCTGCCGGTGATCGCCAGTCGGGCATCGCGGGGGCTGATCAACCTGCACGGCTGGATGTACAAGTTCGAGACCGGTGAGGTCTTTGTCTATGACAGTGCGATTGGCCAGTTTGAGAAGATCGGCGAGGACAACGGTTTGGGGATAAAGTAG